The following is a genomic window from Desulfitobacterium chlororespirans DSM 11544.
ATTAAAGATGTGCCGGAAGGATATTGGTCCTGGATCTCTGAGGAGATCAAAAAGGTAGCCAAGGTACCGGTGGCCACCGCCTATAGAAATACGGATCCTTTTAGTATGGAAGAAATTCTGGCGAAAGATAAGGCCGATGTGATCGCAGGCCTGAGATACAATATTGCCGACCCTGAATTTGCTAAAAAAGTTATGGAAGGCAGACCGGAAGACATTAACAAATGCATCTGCTGCTGCCGCTGTCTGGATGACGTCATCAGTCAGGGCAAGCCTCTGAATTATTGCGGAGTGAATCCCCGCCTGGGAGAAGAACTGGAAACACCTCTGGCCCAAGCGAAGCAGAGCAAGAAGGTCATGGTCATTGGCAGTGGGCCGGGAGGATTGGCGGCAGCTGTTACTGCAGCCCGGAGAGGGCATAAGGTGACGATCTATGAACGGGGACCTCGTTTGGGAGGCTGTTTGGTCATGAGTGCCATCTTCAGCCCTATCTATGACCGCTTAAACACTTATTATAAAACCCTGCTCAGGAAACACCCGGAAGTTAAAGTCAATCTTAATACCGCCGTTACCCCTGCCCTGGTAACCCGTGAAAAACCTGATGCGGTGGTGGTGGCCATCGGGGGGCATCCAATTGACCTGAAAGTACCGGGAGCAGAAGGCGGCAATGTGGTCAAATCTCATGACTTTCTGGAATTGCTCAATGGCAACCCCCCTCAAAAACCGGGAATCATCAACAAGGTTATGTATAACTGTGGTTCTGTTTTTTTGAAATTTTTCTATACCCCGGATTTGGCCCGTACCTTTATGGGCAAATTCCCCTGGCCCCTGGGCAAGAAAATTGCCATCATCGGCGGCGGTCTGCCGGGCTGTGAGCTGGCCAAAGAAATGATGCACTATGGCCGGGAGCTTGTAATCATCGAAGAAAAAAAGAAAATCGGCCATGATGTGGGCGGCAGCGACCGTTTCCATATTGTATCAGCCTTTAAGAAATCTCCCCGGGTAACCATGGAGACCCTGACTAAAGTAAAGGCCATCACCAGAGCAGGAGTCGAAGTCGTTCATGAAGATGGCTCAGAGGCATTCCATCAAGCCAAGACAGTGGCGGTAACGTTGGGCTTCGAGAAGAATATGGAGCTGGCGGAAGCTCTTAAGGGAAGGGTCTCCGAAGTCTATGCCGTAGGGGACTGCAGCAATCCCGCCCGTATGGCTGATGCCACCAAAGCTGGCTATAAAGCGGCCTGTCAAATTTAAGAGAATTCGGTGAAGCAAGGAGGAGAGGTATATGAAGTCAATTCTTAGTGATTTATTAGCGGAACAATCCCTGGTGGATACCTTAGTGTCTGACTTAAGTGAGGAACAGTGGCTGAAGCCCCTGCCCGTAGAAATGTGGAATA
Proteins encoded in this region:
- a CDS encoding FAD-dependent oxidoreductase codes for the protein MSQFPLLSSPVKLGSMLLKNRMMTTSMSPGHDYTNEEGQPTLRFYNYLEERAAGGTALICQTICFYPRLKSQLDHLHPLPLGYADEHLPHLSKMAEVVHKHGGLLVGQPYAVHDWKPAPEDKEEYWGPSTLSVSKHSPQPMTKEHIRIFKENIVQCCITLQKAGWDGVEVMAGVGGILNRFMSPATNDRTDEYGGSLENRCRLTVEVMAEIKKACGEDYPMIVRWSPVDFIKGSLTMEESLQIVKILEEAGAVLHNLAPGWHETSVPLTIKDVPEGYWSWISEEIKKVAKVPVATAYRNTDPFSMEEILAKDKADVIAGLRYNIADPEFAKKVMEGRPEDINKCICCCRCLDDVISQGKPLNYCGVNPRLGEELETPLAQAKQSKKVMVIGSGPGGLAAAVTAARRGHKVTIYERGPRLGGCLVMSAIFSPIYDRLNTYYKTLLRKHPEVKVNLNTAVTPALVTREKPDAVVVAIGGHPIDLKVPGAEGGNVVKSHDFLELLNGNPPQKPGIINKVMYNCGSVFLKFFYTPDLARTFMGKFPWPLGKKIAIIGGGLPGCELAKEMMHYGRELVIIEEKKKIGHDVGGSDRFHIVSAFKKSPRVTMETLTKVKAITRAGVEVVHEDGSEAFHQAKTVAVTLGFEKNMELAEALKGRVSEVYAVGDCSNPARMADATKAGYKAACQI